The nucleotide window GAAGTCGCCCGCATCCAGGGCGAACTCGAAAAACTCAAGGCCGACGCCGACTTCCCCGTCGAGTTCCTGCCGGTGGCTCCCGTGCGCGGGCCGGGCGACCTCGGAAAACTCGACGACCTCCAGAAGGCCGACACCGTGCTCCTCTATGCCGCGGGTGGGCCGCAGAACATATTGGGCGAGGTCGTCAAGACCGGCAAGCACGTCGTGTTCTTTCTGCGGCACAAGTCGGGCCCCGTGTACCTCTGGTACGAGATCATCAGCCCGCGCTACCTGCGCCAGCACACCGACCGCCTGGCCGTCAAGGGCGTCGACGACGGCGACGTCGTGGTCGACTCGGTCGAGGAACTCTCATGGCGGCTGCGGAGCCTGGGTGGCCTGAAGAACGCCCTCGGCACGAAGATCGTCGCCGTGGGCGGCGCCAGCGGATGGGGGGGTCACCAGGAGGCGCCGGACCTCTCGCGGGCCAAGTGGAAACTCGACATCCAGACCGTCGACTACAAGGACCTGGGGCAACTCATCCAGGCCGCTCGCCAGGACGCCGCCGCCCTCCAGTCCGCCCGCACCCGCGCCGCCGAGTACCTCAAGGGCGGGGGCGTCAAACTCGAAACCGACAAAACCTTCGTCGAAAACTGCTTCCTCCTGGAACAGGTCTTCCGCGGCCTGATGGCCAAGGCCGGCGCCGGCGCCATCACCATCGACGGGTGCATGAGCACCATCATGCCCATCGCCGAGACCACCGCCTGCCTGACCCTCTCGCTCCTGAACGACGCCGGGTACCTGGCCTTCTGCGAGTCGGACTTCGTGGTCATCCCCTCGGGCATCCTCCTGGCGAACATCTCCGGCCGGCCGGTGTTCCTGAACGACCCGACGTACCCGCACGCGGGCGTCATCACCCTGGCCCACTGCACCGCGCCGCGCCGGATGAACGGCCGGACGCTCGACCCGGTGCGGATCCTGACGCACTTCGAATCGGACTATGGCGCCGCCCC belongs to Planctomycetota bacterium and includes:
- a CDS encoding sugar isomerase, which codes for MMRHEEHGAQPIQPRCCPCGDRAAGPLSVTRRDFLRAGGIAMGGVALTGLAWSALQAEEMPLGGPTARKPLVVKPILAFAIPRRRDKTSWRSWGGIQTQQDADQEVARIQGELEKLKADADFPVEFLPVAPVRGPGDLGKLDDLQKADTVLLYAAGGPQNILGEVVKTGKHVVFFLRHKSGPVYLWYEIISPRYLRQHTDRLAVKGVDDGDVVVDSVEELSWRLRSLGGLKNALGTKIVAVGGASGWGGHQEAPDLSRAKWKLDIQTVDYKDLGQLIQAARQDAAALQSARTRAAEYLKGGGVKLETDKTFVENCFLLEQVFRGLMAKAGAGAITIDGCMSTIMPIAETTACLTLSLLNDAGYLAFCESDFVVIPSGILLANISGRPVFLNDPTYPHAGVITLAHCTAPRRMNGRTLDPVRILTHFESDYGAAPKVEMRKGQKVTNIIPDFAAERWTGFAGEIVDAPFLPICRSQIDVAYKADDRKVAENMPGFHWMTCYGDYTREIAYALKKIPIAWEPLA